The Helianthus annuus cultivar XRQ/B chromosome 16, HanXRQr2.0-SUNRISE, whole genome shotgun sequence genome includes a window with the following:
- the LOC110918073 gene encoding chaperone protein ClpB1 has translation MNACKNTYQTNVALTSALTVGRNAGHAQITPLHIAYALITQPNGIFWQAISNAGGEEAANSAERVINQALKKLPSQSPAPDKIPGNASYFQVLNYAQSLQNAHGDTHLAVDQLILSLIVNSQVGNLLNEAGVDAFRVKSEVEKFRGKEGVKVESASGDAYFQALKTYGRDLVEQAGKFDPVIGRDDEIRRVIRILSRRTKNNPVLIGEPGVGKTAVVEGLAQRIVRRDVPNNLSDVRVVALDMGALVAGATYKGEFEGRLKAVLKEVEEAEGKVILFIDEIHTVLGAGRTNGSAMDAANIMKPMLARGQLRCIGATTLEEYRKYVEKDAAFERRFQQVLVAEPSVPDTISILRGLKERYEGHHGVRILDRALVVAAQLSSRYINARFLPDKAIDLVDEACANVRVQLDSQPEEIDNLERKRMQLEVELHALEKETDTASKVRLVDVKKELNDLRDKLQPLMMKYKKEKERLSEIRRLKQKREELLAALQEAVTRYDLATIAELRYGAIQQVETAIATIEGTADENVMLTETVGPDQIAEVVSKWTGIPVTRLGTNEKERLIGLADRLHQRVVGQDQAVNALAEAVLRSRAGLGRSQQPTGSFLFLGPTGVGKTELAKALAEQLFDDEKVMIRIDMSEYMEQYSVSRLIGSPPGYVGHEKGGQLTEAVRRRPSSVVLFDEVEKAHQSVVNILLQILDDGRLTDGQGRTVDLTNTVIIMTSNLGAEFLLKGETTVVKSHEMVMQAVKKYFKPELLNRIDEIVVFDPLSHDQLRKVARLQLKDVAVRLVDRGVALGVTEAALDVILNQSYDPVYGARPIRRWLERKVVTELSKMLIREEIDENSTVYIDAGMNGEELSYRVERNGGPMNAETRQKCDILIQVPCANDEQAAKRIKIEEVDEIDEYLRITGDLYGAFCS, from the exons ATGAATGCTTGCAAAAACACATACCAGACAAATGTGGCATTGACTTCGGCCCTTACAGTTGGTAGGAACGCTGGCCATGCGCAGATCACACCACTGCATATCGCGTATGCTTTGATCACTCAGCCCAACGGTATATTCTGGCAAGCTATTAGCAATGCAGGTGGTGAAGAGGCAGCTAATTCCGCTGAGCGGGTTATCAATCAAGCGTTGAAAAAACTACCTTCTCAATCTCCTGCACCGGATAAAATCCCGGGAAACGCCTCTTATTTCCAAGTATTAAATTATGCCCAAAGTTTACAAAACGCTCACGGGGACACCCATTTAGCTGTGGATCAGTTGATTCTAAGTCTTATTGTAAATTCCCAAGTCGGGAATCTTTTAAACGAAGCTGGAGTTGATGCATTCCGGGTTAAGAGCGAGGTAGAAAAGTTTAGAGGTAAAGAAGGGGTGAAGGTGGAAAGTGCTTCCGGAGATGCTTATTTTCAAGCTCTTAAGACCTACGGTCGTGATCTTGTGGAGCAAGCGGGAAAGTTTGATCCGGTAATCGGGCGAGACGACGAAATCCGGAGAGTGATTAGGATTCTATCGAGAAGAACGAAGAATAACCCCGTTCTTATCGGGGAGCCTGGTGTGGGAAAGACTGCGGTTGTTGAAGGATTAGCACAGAGGATTGTAAGACGTGATGTCCCGAACAATCTTAGCGATGTACGGGTTGTAGCGTTGGATATGGGGGCATTGGTTGCTGGAGCCACATACAAAGGGGAGTTTGAGGGAAGGTTGAAAGCGGTTTTGAAAGAAGTTGAAGAAGCTGAAGGGAAGGTGATATTATTCATTGATGAAATTCATACTGTTCTTGGAGCGGGTCGAACCAATGGTTCAGCCATGGATGCTGCAAATATTATGAAGCCCATGCTTGCTAGGGGTCAACTTCGGTGCATCGGTGCAACCACTTTGGAAGAGTATAGGAAATATGTGGAGAAAGATGCAGCCTTTGAGAGACGTTTTCAACAGGTTTTGGTGGCTGAACCGAGTGTTCCTGATACGATAAGTATTCTTAGAGGGTTGAAAGAGAGATATGAAGGCCACCATGGTGTTCGAATTCTTGATCGTGCTCTCGTAGTTGCAGCTCAACTGTCAAGCCGCTACATAAATG CACGTTTCTTGCCGGATAAGGCTATTGATCTTGTGGATGAAGCATGTGCAAATGTGAGGGTACAATTAGACAGTCAGCCTGAAGAGATCGATAATCTTGAAAGGAAACGGATGCAGTTGGAGGTTGAGCTCCATGCTTTAGAGAAGGAAACAGATACAGCAAGCAAAGTTCGACTTGTTGAC GTTAAAAAAGAACTTAATGATTTGAGAGATAAACTTCAGCCATTGATGATGAAATATAAAAAGGAAAAAGAACGCCTTAGTGAAATTCGGCGGTTGAAACAGAAAAGGGAAGAACTTTTGGCGGCACTGCAAGAAGCGGTTACAAGATACGATTTAGCAACAATTGCAGAATTGAGATATGGAGCAATTCAACAAGTGGAGACTGCTATAGCAACAATTGAAGGTACCGCAGACGAAAATGTAATGCTGACAGAGACGGTGGGACCCGACCAGATTGCTGAGGTGGTGAGTAAGTGGACTGGTATACCAGTGACGAGGCTCGGGACCAATGAGAAGGAGAGGCTTATTGGTCTAGCCGACCGGTTGCATCAGCGAGTTGTAGGTCAAGATCAAGCGGTTAATGCTCTTGCCGAGGCGGTTTTAAGGTCTCGTGCTGGTTTGGGACGATCCCAGCAGCCAACTGGCTCGTTCCTCTTCTTGGGTCCCACTGGAGTAGGGAAGACCGAGCTTGCTAAGGCACTTGCGGAGCAACTATTTGATGATGAGAAAGTTATGATTAGGATTGATATGTCTGAGTACATGGAGCAATACTCTGTGTCCCGACTAATCGGTTCTCCACCTGGATATGTTGGTCATGAAAAAGGTGGTCAACTCACAGAAGCCGTGAGGAGAAGACCTTCTAGTGTAGTATTATTTGATGAAGTAGAGAAAGCTCATCAATCGGTTGTTAACATTTTGCTTCAAATATTGGATGATGGAAGGTTGACAGACGGTCAAGGTCGCACCGTTGACTTAACCAACACAGTCATCATCATGACTTCCAATCTTGGAGCTGAATTTCTGTTAAAGGGGGAGACCACAGTGGTCAAATCTCATGAAATGGTGATGCAGGCGGTGAAGAAATACTTTAAACCCGAGCTGTTGAACCGGATTGATGAGATTGTCGTTTTCGACCCACTTTCTCATGACCAGTTACGGAAAGTTGCTAGACTTCAGTTGAAAGACGTGGCCGTTCGCCTTGTTGACAGGGGCGTTGCTTTGGGAGTTACAGAAGCAGCTTTAGATGTCATACTGAATCAGAGTTATGATCCG GTATACGGGGCGCGACCGATCAGGAGATGGCTGGAAAGGAAGGTCGTAACTGAGTTATCGAAGATGTTAATTAGAGAAGAGATTGATGAAAACTCGACGGTGTATATAGATGCAGGCATGAATGGTGAAGAACTGAGTTACAGGGTGGAGAGGAATGGTGGACCGATGAATGCTGAAACAAGGCAGAAGTGTGATATACTGATTCAAGTTCCTTGTGCGAATGATGAACAGGCTGCGAAGAGGATAAAGATTGAGGAGGTAGATGAAATAGACGAGTATTTGAGAATCACAGGCGATCTGTATGGAGCGTTTTGCAGTTAA
- the LOC110915869 gene encoding biotin carboxyl carrier protein of acetyl-CoA carboxylase, chloroplastic: MASSFTVNCPKTLASFTAHPNPIQNNKPRNSSLVLFHSDFKSNRALIAGSSSSLLGFQSSKRGQNDITRVSAQLNQTALEKSLNSAPASKKSEESTAVPDAASITAFMNQVAELVQLVDSRDIMELELKQQNCEVVIRKKEALPQPPASPMVMMQSPQPQAIYQSLPPPPQSAPASSGPAPSASAPAAPSPTPAKLKSSHPPLKCPMAGTFYRSPAPGTPPFVKVGDKVQKGQVICIIEAMKLMNEIEADQSGTIVDILAEDGKPVSLDTPLLVIEP, encoded by the exons ATGGCTTCCTCCTTCACAGTTAACTGCCCAAAAACACTAGCTTCTTTCACTGCTCACCCTAACCCTATCCAGAATAACAAGCCGCGTAACAGCTCCCTTGTCCTCTTTCACTCGGATTTCAAATCCAATCGTGCATTGATAGCCGGATCATCATCGTCTCTTCTAGGATTTCAG TCGTCTAAGAGGGGCCAAAATGACATTACAAGAGTATCTGCCCAACTTAACCAG ACTGCCCTCGAGAAATCATTAAATTCCGCACCAGCTTCAAAGAAATCAGAGGAATCAACCGCAGTCCCTGATGCTGCATCAATCACCGCGTTTATGAATCAAGTGGCAGAGCTTGTTCA GCTTGTGGATTCGAGAGACATAATGGAGCTCGAGCTAAAACAACAAAACTGTGAGGTTGTCATTAGAAAGAAGGAAGCTTTGCCTCAACCACCAGCTAGCCCTATGGTTATGATGCAATCACCACAACCTCAGGCTATATATCAGTCACTACCACCTCCGCCACAGTCTGCACCCGCTTCTTCAGGGCCCGCTCCTTCTGCATCTGCACCGGCAGCACCCTCACCTACCCCTGCAAAACTTAAGTCCTCTCATCCTCCATTGAAATGCCCCATGGCTGGAACATTCTATCGGTCTCCCGCCCCTGGAACTCCGCCATTCGTCAAG GTTGGAGACAAGGTTCAGAAAGGCCAGGTTATTTGCATTATCGAGGCCATGAAGTTGATGAATGAGATTGAG GCTGATCAATCGGGAACAATAGTCGATATTCTTGCCGAGGATGGGAAGCCTGTTAGCCTGGATACG CCTCTACTTGTCATTGAACCATGA
- the LOC110915789 gene encoding 40S ribosomal protein S19-3: METARTVKDVSPHEFVKAYAAHLKRSGKMELPHWTDIVKTATFKELAPYDPDWYYIRAASMARKIYLRGGLGVGAFQRIYGGRKRNGSAPPHFCKSSGGVARHILQQLQTMNIVDFDSKGGRKITSNGRRDLDQVAGRVGVTA; encoded by the exons ATGGAGACTGCGAGAACCGTGAAAGATGTTTCACCTCATGAGTTCGTGAAGGCGTACGCCGCTCATCTCAAGCGCTCCGGCAAG ATGGAGCTACCACACTGGACTGATATTGTCAAGACTGCTACGTTTAAGGAACTTGCACCGTATGATCCTGATTGGTACTACATCAGAGCTG CATCCATGGCAAGGAAGATTTACTTGAGAGGAGGACTTGGTGTTGGTGCTTTCCAGAGGATTTATGGAGGACGCAAGAGAAACGGTAGCGCTCCACCTCACTTCTGCAAGAGCAGCGGTGGTGTTGCTCGTCACATTCTTCAGCAGTTACAGACCATGAACATTGTTGACTTTGACTCCAAGGG TGGAAGGAAGATTACATCCAACGGACGAAGAGATCTTGATCAGGTTGCAGGAAGAGTAGGCGTTACTGCTTGA